A single genomic interval of Veillonellales bacterium harbors:
- the ygiD gene encoding 4,5-DOPA dioxygenase extradiol, with amino-acid sequence MQQTMPALFIGHGSPFNAITQNSFTESLKALSGKIPKPEAILVISAHWLTTGTHVGCNQHPKTLYDFFGFPRKLYQLTYSCPGSPKYAQLIKDIVQSASVACDNHWGLDHAAWAVLLHIYPAADIPVLEMSLDCSKSPEYHYQLGAELLRLRQQGVLIIGSGNIVHNLRLANSADIDAKPFPWAKEFDSAVKNCLLNARHKALIEYKKLCDHADLAVPTNEHYLPLLYTIALQQPEDRISFIFEGIQNASVSMRSFMLSRQLL; translated from the coding sequence ATGCAACAAACCATGCCTGCCTTATTCATCGGCCATGGATCACCGTTTAATGCCATTACACAAAATTCTTTTACCGAAAGCTTAAAAGCGCTGTCCGGCAAGATCCCCAAGCCGGAAGCCATTCTGGTCATTTCAGCTCACTGGCTGACTACCGGTACACATGTAGGTTGCAACCAGCACCCTAAGACATTATATGATTTTTTTGGTTTTCCCCGTAAGCTCTATCAACTTACTTATTCCTGCCCCGGAAGTCCCAAATACGCCCAATTGATTAAAGATATCGTCCAGTCCGCCTCTGTAGCCTGTGACAACCATTGGGGGCTGGATCATGCTGCCTGGGCAGTTTTGCTGCATATCTATCCCGCTGCCGATATTCCTGTCCTGGAAATGAGCCTGGACTGCTCCAAGTCACCGGAATATCACTATCAGCTGGGAGCCGAATTGCTCAGGCTGAGACAGCAGGGAGTACTGATTATCGGCAGCGGCAATATCGTTCACAACCTGCGCCTGGCAAATTCAGCGGATATTGACGCCAAACCATTCCCCTGGGCCAAAGAATTTGATTCTGCCGTAAAAAATTGTCTGCTGAACGCCCGGCATAAAGCACTGATTGAATATAAAAAACTTTGCGACCATGCGGACTTAGCCGTGCCGACAAACGAACATTATCTCCCTCTATTATATACCATCGCCCTGCAGCAGCCGGAAGACCGGATATCCTTTATCTTCGAAGGCATACAGAATGCTTCGGTGTCCATGCGCAGCTTTATGCTGAGCCGGCAACTGCTCTAA
- the pflB gene encoding formate C-acetyltransferase codes for MKAWTGFKNGLWQNSINVRDFIQQNHQPYDGDGQFLAGASTRTSQLWSQCTQLLKQEHANNGVLDIDTERVSTITSHQPGYIDKTCEIIFGLQTDAPLKRGVIVNGGIRMAEQACEAYERKLNPKISGIYHNHCTTHNTAVFNCYTEEMRHARRLGIITGLPDAYGRGRIIGDYRRIALYGIDRLIEGKKTDFSQSADKPMSEIIIRQREELAAQISALKNITAMAASYGCDISRPAETACEAVQWLYFGYLAAVKEQNGAAMSLGRVSTFLDIYIQRDLTNGMINEGEAQELIDQFVIKLRLARHLRTPEYNDLFAGDPLWVTESIGGMGIDGRTLVSRTSFRILHTLYNLGPAPEPNLTVLWSDALPENFKKYCAQVSIDTSAIQYENDDLMRPVYGDDYGIACCVSAMRIGEQMQFFGARANLAKALLLAINGGRDEKTGEQLAPVLPIPQGEYLDYAVVRKNYSTIMDWLSKLYVNTLNLIHFMHDKYAYERSQMALHNTEVGRFMAFGIAGLSVAADSLSAIRHAKVKPIRDDRGITTGFEISGDYPCFGNGDDRVDSLAAEISSEFSQKLKRHPAYRNAEHTLSILTITSNVMYGKKTGATPDGRKAGEPFAPGANPMHGRDRLGALAAFHSICRLDYSQCRDGISFTFSIVPGALGKCAEVRVNNLVALLDGYFAQKGHHINVNVLDRSLLLKAMENPEEYPQLTIRVSGYAVHFINLTRAQQQEVVSRTFHQAI; via the coding sequence ATGAAAGCATGGACTGGTTTTAAAAACGGTCTTTGGCAAAACTCCATCAACGTACGGGACTTTATCCAGCAAAATCACCAACCCTATGACGGAGACGGACAATTTTTAGCAGGAGCATCGACTCGTACCTCACAGTTATGGTCCCAATGCACCCAACTTCTCAAACAGGAACATGCAAACAATGGCGTTTTGGATATTGATACCGAACGGGTATCGACCATTACCTCTCACCAACCCGGTTACATTGATAAAACCTGCGAGATTATCTTCGGGCTGCAGACCGATGCTCCCTTAAAACGGGGAGTCATCGTAAACGGCGGCATCCGTATGGCGGAACAAGCCTGTGAAGCCTATGAACGCAAGCTGAATCCAAAAATCAGCGGTATTTATCACAACCACTGCACCACCCACAATACGGCAGTTTTTAACTGCTATACCGAGGAAATGAGACATGCCCGCCGCCTGGGAATCATTACCGGCCTGCCGGATGCCTATGGCCGCGGCCGCATTATCGGCGATTACCGCCGAATTGCCTTATATGGAATCGACCGGCTTATCGAAGGAAAAAAAACCGATTTCAGCCAATCGGCCGATAAGCCCATGTCGGAAATCATAATCCGGCAGCGAGAGGAACTTGCTGCCCAAATCAGCGCTTTAAAAAATATCACAGCCATGGCCGCCAGCTATGGCTGCGATATAAGCCGCCCGGCGGAAACAGCCTGCGAGGCGGTGCAATGGCTATACTTTGGCTACTTAGCGGCTGTCAAGGAGCAAAACGGTGCGGCCATGTCCTTAGGCCGGGTTTCCACCTTTCTCGACATCTATATCCAGCGGGATTTGACTAATGGCATGATAAATGAAGGGGAAGCTCAAGAACTGATTGATCAGTTTGTCATTAAATTACGCTTGGCCAGACATCTGCGTACGCCGGAATACAACGATTTATTTGCCGGAGATCCCCTGTGGGTTACTGAATCCATCGGCGGCATGGGAATAGACGGCCGCACTCTGGTAAGCCGCACTTCGTTCCGGATACTGCACACTCTCTATAACCTGGGTCCGGCACCGGAACCTAATCTGACGGTACTATGGTCCGACGCTCTCCCGGAAAATTTTAAGAAATACTGCGCTCAGGTATCCATTGATACCAGTGCCATTCAATATGAGAATGACGATCTCATGCGTCCGGTATACGGCGATGATTACGGTATCGCCTGCTGCGTGTCGGCAATGAGAATCGGTGAACAAATGCAATTCTTCGGTGCCCGGGCCAACCTGGCCAAAGCATTACTGCTGGCGATTAACGGCGGCCGGGATGAAAAGACCGGCGAACAATTGGCGCCGGTACTGCCCATCCCCCAGGGTGAATATTTGGATTACGCTGTAGTAAGAAAAAACTATTCCACAATTATGGATTGGCTCAGCAAGCTTTACGTCAATACATTGAACTTGATTCATTTCATGCACGATAAATACGCCTACGAACGGTCGCAGATGGCGCTGCACAATACCGAAGTCGGCCGGTTTATGGCTTTCGGCATTGCCGGCCTGTCGGTGGCCGCCGATTCCTTAAGCGCCATTCGCCATGCCAAGGTCAAACCGATCCGCGATGACCGGGGTATTACTACCGGGTTCGAGATAAGCGGCGATTATCCCTGCTTCGGCAATGGAGATGATCGGGTTGACAGTCTGGCAGCAGAAATATCGTCCGAGTTTTCACAAAAGCTGAAGCGCCACCCTGCCTATCGGAATGCCGAACACACTCTCTCCATCTTAACTATCACATCTAATGTGATGTATGGCAAAAAAACCGGTGCCACACCTGACGGCCGCAAAGCCGGCGAGCCTTTCGCCCCCGGCGCCAATCCCATGCACGGCCGGGATCGTTTGGGAGCTTTAGCCGCCTTTCATTCGATCTGCCGTCTGGATTATTCCCAGTGCCGCGACGGTATTTCCTTCACCTTTTCCATTGTCCCCGGAGCATTGGGAAAATGCGCGGAAGTCAGAGTCAATAATCTAGTGGCGCTGTTAGACGGTTACTTTGCCCAGAAAGGACATCATATCAATGTCAATGTTCTCGACCGATCCTTATTGCTGAAAGCCATGGAAAATCCGGAAGAATATCCGCAGTTAACCATCCGGGTTTCCGGTTACGCCGTTCATTTTATCAATCTTACCCGTGCCCAGCAGCAGGAAGTGGTCAGCCGTACCTTCCACCAGGCAATATAG
- a CDS encoding polysaccharide biosynthesis protein, with protein sequence MSNIWKRKAVEGGTTFLKGTLVLTVAGFIVKIIGALNWIFLSRVLSGEGIGLYQMAFPIYLLALSVSSAGIPVAISIITAEKLALKDYQGAKRVFAISLGILITTGLFFSLLTYLGAGWLIEYHVIRDPRAYYAIVVLAPAIFFVTLLSSFRGYLQGWQEMTPTAISQILEQLVRVIAMLFFANLLLPRGLAYAAAGASLGAAPGAIAGLAVLLYYYWRLKKKMNSRLDFSGENQVKEPAMALISRIVKLALPVSLTSIMLPVVANLDLFVVPTRLEAAGHTVAQATEQFGYLTGMAVPLVNLATLLTASLATSLVPAISEAKALGNRRQVYQRTASAMRITALVSFPGSVLIYLLATPISSLIYNAPSAGGPVSVLAAGIFLLGLHQVTTGVLQGLGHTAIPVVNMGISAVIKVALNWFLTAIPALGIKGAAWATVADFGIAAALNMVFVYREVGYSIDLKEIGKTALAAGGMALVISFTYDFIWAEFSSNAGAALAAAAAGGLVYFVILVVIGGLNERDIERMPFIGERLNNMVKGVGLFRSGKK encoded by the coding sequence GTGAGCAATATATGGAAGCGGAAAGCAGTGGAAGGCGGCACGACTTTCTTAAAGGGAACACTGGTATTAACCGTTGCCGGGTTTATTGTAAAAATAATCGGTGCGTTAAACTGGATTTTTTTATCCCGGGTTTTAAGCGGTGAAGGAATTGGTTTATATCAGATGGCCTTTCCAATCTATTTATTGGCATTAAGCGTGTCTTCGGCAGGCATTCCGGTAGCCATTTCCATTATTACCGCCGAGAAGTTAGCCCTTAAGGACTATCAGGGGGCAAAGCGGGTTTTTGCCATATCGCTGGGCATTTTGATTACTACCGGTTTGTTCTTCAGTCTGCTTACTTATCTGGGGGCCGGCTGGCTGATTGAATACCATGTCATTCGCGATCCCCGGGCTTATTATGCAATCGTCGTTCTTGCTCCGGCTATCTTTTTTGTAACATTGCTTTCCAGCTTCCGTGGCTATCTCCAGGGGTGGCAGGAAATGACGCCTACTGCTATATCCCAGATTCTGGAACAGCTGGTTCGGGTCATTGCTATGCTGTTTTTTGCCAACTTACTGCTGCCCAGAGGGCTGGCGTATGCGGCAGCCGGGGCCAGCTTGGGCGCTGCTCCGGGGGCAATAGCCGGTTTGGCGGTGCTGCTGTATTATTATTGGCGGCTTAAGAAAAAAATGAACAGCCGATTGGACTTTAGCGGTGAAAATCAGGTCAAGGAACCGGCAATGGCTCTAATTAGCAGGATCGTAAAGCTGGCATTGCCGGTTTCGCTGACCAGTATTATGCTGCCGGTTGTGGCAAATCTGGATTTGTTTGTCGTACCCACCCGGCTGGAAGCTGCCGGTCATACGGTTGCCCAGGCAACCGAACAGTTTGGCTATTTAACGGGGATGGCGGTTCCGTTGGTGAATCTGGCTACCTTGTTAACCGCCTCGTTAGCGACGAGCTTGGTGCCGGCGATTTCCGAAGCGAAGGCTCTTGGCAACCGGCGGCAGGTTTATCAGCGGACAGCTTCCGCGATGCGGATTACGGCTCTGGTCAGTTTTCCGGGCAGTGTACTCATCTATTTACTGGCGACACCGATTTCATCGCTTATTTATAATGCGCCCAGTGCCGGCGGCCCAGTCAGCGTTTTGGCGGCAGGCATTTTTTTACTGGGGCTTCATCAGGTCACTACCGGTGTGCTGCAGGGACTGGGACATACGGCAATCCCGGTTGTCAATATGGGAATTTCCGCCGTGATCAAGGTGGCTTTAAACTGGTTTTTAACAGCCATTCCCGCGCTCGGTATTAAAGGGGCGGCTTGGGCGACAGTAGCTGACTTCGGCATTGCGGCAGCGTTGAATATGGTGTTTGTATATCGGGAGGTAGGCTACAGCATTGATCTGAAAGAAATAGGTAAGACCGCATTGGCGGCAGGGGGTATGGCGCTGGTGATTTCCTTCACCTATGATTTCATCTGGGCGGAATTTTCCAGCAATGCCGGGGCGGCATTGGCAGCAGCGGCAGCCGGCGGACTTGTCTATTTTGTCATATTAGTAGTCATTGGCGGGCTTAATGAACGGGATATTGAGCGCATGCCATTTATCGGCGAAAGATTGAACAACATGGTAAAAGGAGTAGGCTTATTTCGCTCCGGGAAGAAGTAA
- a CDS encoding Gfo/Idh/MocA family oxidoreductase, with the protein MRKIRFGIIGCGSIAATHVQAIRAIPQAELIGAASRSEEKAKQFAEKWGFDYSPDVQALLSRKDIDAVTICTPSGLHGDIAIAAARAGKHVVMEKPLEITLEKADEVIRTCRECGVELGVIFQRRYASGIMQAKQLLADGIIGKLCFGGCYVKWYRSQEYYDSGAWRGTWKMDGGGVLMNQAIHYVDMLQYLAGQVKNLSARCGTYAHSGIEVEDQAVAHFQFANGALGVLEATANAYPGLAARIDIYGTQGSLVIENDELRFVKCRDGRVITGPQQVAEEPVGGPVVPCDLHRQQLTEIVAAFLQSRAPQVDGREGRKSLELVLAMYDSAFHKRPVELPLQDSLFMNNLVKAAAGEQKFPQ; encoded by the coding sequence GTGAGAAAAATCCGTTTTGGTATTATTGGCTGCGGATCCATAGCAGCCACTCATGTTCAAGCGATTCGAGCCATTCCCCAGGCAGAATTGATCGGAGCAGCAAGCCGGTCGGAGGAAAAAGCAAAGCAGTTTGCCGAAAAATGGGGCTTTGATTATTCCCCTGATGTTCAAGCTTTGCTGAGTAGAAAAGATATTGATGCGGTTACTATTTGTACACCCAGCGGGTTACACGGCGATATCGCAATAGCAGCAGCCCGGGCAGGCAAACATGTGGTCATGGAGAAGCCTTTGGAGATCACGCTGGAGAAGGCTGATGAGGTGATTCGAACTTGCCGGGAGTGCGGTGTGGAGTTGGGCGTGATTTTTCAGCGGCGTTATGCTTCCGGGATTATGCAGGCAAAGCAGCTTCTTGCTGATGGAATTATCGGCAAGCTTTGTTTTGGCGGCTGTTATGTAAAATGGTATCGCAGCCAGGAGTATTATGATAGTGGAGCTTGGCGGGGGACATGGAAAATGGACGGCGGCGGGGTATTAATGAATCAGGCCATTCATTATGTGGACATGCTGCAGTATCTGGCAGGGCAGGTTAAAAATCTGTCCGCCCGCTGCGGTACATACGCTCATAGCGGGATTGAAGTGGAAGACCAGGCAGTCGCCCATTTTCAGTTTGCCAACGGAGCATTAGGGGTATTGGAAGCTACTGCTAATGCCTATCCCGGGCTGGCAGCCCGTATTGATATTTACGGAACACAAGGCAGTCTGGTAATCGAAAATGACGAATTGCGGTTTGTGAAATGTCGGGATGGGAGGGTGATCACCGGGCCGCAACAAGTTGCGGAAGAACCGGTGGGAGGGCCTGTTGTTCCTTGTGATTTGCACCGACAGCAGTTGACAGAAATCGTGGCCGCCTTTTTGCAGTCCCGGGCACCCCAGGTGGATGGCAGGGAAGGAAGAAAGTCACTGGAACTGGTTTTGGCGATGTACGACTCTGCTTTTCACAAAAGACCGGTAGAATTGCCGCTGCAGGATAGTTTATTTATGAATAATTTGGTAAAAGCCGCTGCCGGAGAGCAGAAATTTCCCCAATAA
- a CDS encoding tRNA threonylcarbamoyladenosine dehydratase has product MLHRFSRTELLIGAEALKKLADSKVAVFGIGGVGTFVVEGLVRSGVGKFVLVDDDCICLTNINRQIHATTKTVGKPKVEAMRDRVLEINPQAEVTAYQEFYLPENGERLIHDDYSYIVDAIDTVTGKLDLVIKAKERNIPVISCMGAGNKLDPTQFEVTDIFSTSVCPLAKVMRQQLRKRGVTSLKVVYSKEEPILPVETEQSSCAAGCICPQGTTRKCTVRHQIPGSVAFVPSVAGLIIAGEVVKDIIFERV; this is encoded by the coding sequence ATGCTGCATAGATTTTCCCGTACCGAATTATTGATTGGTGCGGAAGCGTTAAAAAAACTGGCCGACAGTAAAGTTGCGGTATTCGGCATCGGCGGTGTCGGAACGTTTGTGGTAGAAGGACTGGTGCGTTCCGGTGTAGGTAAGTTTGTTTTGGTGGATGATGATTGCATTTGTCTCACCAATATTAACCGGCAGATTCATGCTACGACAAAAACAGTGGGGAAACCGAAGGTAGAAGCTATGCGCGACAGGGTCCTCGAGATTAATCCGCAGGCAGAAGTAACTGCCTATCAGGAATTTTATTTGCCGGAGAATGGGGAGCGTCTCATTCATGATGATTACAGCTATATTGTCGATGCGATTGACACGGTAACCGGCAAGCTTGATTTAGTTATCAAAGCCAAGGAACGCAATATTCCTGTTATCAGCTGCATGGGAGCCGGCAATAAGCTGGATCCTACTCAGTTTGAGGTGACGGACATTTTCAGCACATCCGTTTGTCCGTTGGCAAAAGTTATGCGTCAGCAGCTGCGAAAACGCGGAGTAACTTCGCTCAAAGTGGTGTACTCCAAAGAAGAGCCGATACTCCCCGTGGAGACAGAGCAATCCAGTTGTGCTGCAGGCTGCATCTGCCCCCAGGGAACGACCCGCAAATGTACCGTTCGTCACCAAATTCCCGGCAGTGTTGCTTTTGTACCATCGGTAGCAGGGTTAATCATTGCCGGCGAAGTAGTAAAGGATATTATCTTTGAGCGGGTATAG
- a CDS encoding sodium ion-translocating decarboxylase subunit beta — protein sequence MYEQIASLMVALPEQTGLAQMWWGNVVMIGIGGILIYLAIAKKYEPFLLIGIGFACIVANVPGSDLTQPGGLFYYAYRGVELLIIPPLIFLGVGAMTDFGPMIANPSLVILGAAAHLGIFVALIGAKLIGFTLAEAGAIGIIGGADGPMAIYVTMKLAPHLLPQISVAAYSYMALMPLIQPPVMRLLTTKKERVIMMEQPRYVSRLEKIVFPIVIAVIVNLFLPPVAPLITMLMLGNLLRECLLVDRLADTAANDLMNIVTIVLTVAIGSTMNADQFLNIKTLEIILLGLIAFVFGTGSGVVGAKIMNKISGGKINPLIGSAGIASVPIAARVSHIVGLQENPYNFLIMHAMGPNLAGVFGTAISGGIMLALLGVK from the coding sequence ATGTATGAGCAGATAGCCTCGCTTATGGTGGCTCTGCCGGAGCAAACCGGTTTGGCCCAAATGTGGTGGGGTAATGTAGTTATGATTGGAATTGGAGGCATACTGATTTATTTAGCGATTGCTAAAAAATATGAACCGTTTTTGCTTATCGGTATCGGATTTGCTTGTATTGTAGCCAATGTTCCAGGGTCTGATCTGACGCAGCCCGGTGGTTTATTTTATTACGCTTACCGGGGAGTCGAGCTGTTGATTATTCCACCGCTGATTTTTTTAGGTGTGGGAGCGATGACTGATTTCGGCCCAATGATTGCCAATCCCAGCTTGGTTATCCTGGGTGCAGCGGCCCATCTGGGAATTTTTGTGGCGTTGATTGGGGCGAAATTAATCGGGTTTACATTGGCTGAAGCTGGTGCCATCGGCATTATCGGCGGCGCTGACGGGCCTATGGCAATTTATGTTACTATGAAACTGGCACCTCATTTGCTGCCCCAAATATCAGTAGCCGCTTATTCTTACATGGCCCTGATGCCGTTGATTCAACCGCCGGTTATGCGGCTGCTGACAACTAAAAAGGAACGGGTTATTATGATGGAACAGCCGCGATATGTATCCCGACTGGAAAAAATTGTTTTTCCGATTGTGATTGCTGTTATTGTAAATCTGTTTTTACCGCCGGTTGCGCCGCTCATTACGATGTTGATGTTAGGTAATCTGCTGCGAGAATGTTTGTTGGTTGATCGTCTGGCCGATACAGCGGCGAATGATTTGATGAATATTGTTACGATTGTACTGACAGTAGCTATTGGTTCAACCATGAATGCCGATCAATTTCTCAATATTAAAACCTTGGAGATTATTCTTTTAGGTCTCATCGCTTTTGTCTTCGGCACTGGTTCCGGTGTTGTGGGTGCCAAGATTATGAATAAGATTAGCGGCGGCAAAATTAATCCTTTAATTGGTTCGGCCGGGATTGCTTCTGTGCCTATTGCTGCCAGGGTATCCCATATTGTAGGTTTGCAGGAAAATCCCTATAATTTTTTAATTATGCATGCTATGGGGCCAAACCTGGCCGGGGTATTTGGCACGGCTATTTCCGGCGGGATCATGCTGGCCTTGTTAGGTGTTAAATAA
- a CDS encoding amidohydrolase, translated as MRTLKDIIKANEAYVIDLRRYFRQNPELGGQEVKTQARIISELRAMGLEPRAAAGTGVIAEFQGTRPGKTIAIRADIDALPIADEAEQPYRSIYTGVCHACGHDGHTAMLLGVAKALTELGRDMPGTIRFLFQPREECFPDGAGTMIDEGALAGVAAIIGTHLWQPLPAGKLGIAYGRLMASPSKFTITVQGKGGHGSMPQQTIDALAAGAQIVVGLRSIVGNHVDPLEPAVLSVGMFQAGNAFNIISAAAKLEGTVRAFSSQVRDVIFERIDAVCKGVCETAGASYLLEPFYGVPAVVNQPEVAAVIAQTGREVLGESGVKEVAPVMIGEDFSCYLEKVPGAFMLLGAGNEDKGIVYPHHHPRFDIDETVLAGGVEIMARTALKLLK; from the coding sequence GTGAGAACACTGAAGGATATTATTAAAGCAAATGAAGCCTATGTCATTGATTTACGCCGGTACTTTCGCCAGAATCCGGAACTCGGCGGTCAGGAGGTAAAGACTCAGGCAAGAATTATATCCGAGCTGAGAGCAATGGGGCTAGAGCCGCGCGCTGCTGCCGGGACTGGGGTTATTGCCGAATTTCAGGGTACACGGCCGGGTAAGACAATAGCAATTCGGGCTGATATAGATGCGCTGCCGATTGCGGATGAGGCTGAGCAGCCCTATCGATCTATTTACACCGGGGTTTGTCATGCCTGCGGCCATGATGGGCACACGGCTATGCTGCTTGGGGTGGCCAAGGCGCTGACAGAATTGGGCCGGGATATGCCCGGAACAATTCGCTTTTTGTTTCAGCCCCGGGAAGAATGTTTCCCTGACGGTGCGGGGACTATGATTGACGAAGGGGCCTTGGCGGGAGTGGCGGCTATTATCGGGACTCATCTTTGGCAGCCATTGCCGGCGGGAAAGCTTGGCATTGCTTATGGGCGGTTAATGGCCAGTCCCAGCAAATTTACGATTACAGTGCAGGGTAAAGGCGGTCACGGGTCTATGCCGCAGCAAACAATTGATGCGTTAGCGGCAGGCGCTCAGATTGTCGTGGGACTCAGATCGATTGTGGGCAATCATGTTGATCCGCTGGAACCGGCTGTACTATCAGTAGGAATGTTTCAGGCAGGCAATGCTTTTAATATTATTTCGGCGGCAGCAAAGCTGGAGGGAACGGTTCGCGCCTTTTCTTCCCAAGTTCGCGATGTAATTTTTGAACGAATTGATGCTGTTTGCAAGGGGGTCTGTGAAACGGCTGGCGCCAGTTATCTGTTAGAGCCGTTTTACGGTGTTCCCGCGGTGGTGAATCAGCCGGAAGTTGCTGCTGTTATCGCCCAGACCGGGCGTGAGGTTTTAGGCGAAAGCGGGGTAAAAGAAGTAGCGCCGGTAATGATTGGCGAGGATTTTTCCTGTTATCTTGAAAAGGTTCCGGGAGCTTTTATGCTGCTGGGAGCGGGAAATGAGGACAAAGGTATTGTGTATCCTCACCACCATCCCCGTTTTGATATTGATGAAACCGTTTTGGCTGGCGGCGTTGAAATTATGGCGCGAACGGCGTTGAAGTTACTAAAATGA
- a CDS encoding bile acid:sodium symporter family protein: METLEKISKAITNLFPLWVIVFSAFAFFNPEPLKPWAQFIPYGLGLIMLGMGLTMTLADFKLVLIRPKDVCYGIFLRYLIMPFVGFGVAKLLGLPPALAAGLILVGCCPSGTASNVMTFLAKGDTALSVTVSSFNTVLAPILTPYIFLLLAGTLIPIKAEALLIDILKIVLLPVAVGLGLRTFLSAFVDKIMKLVPVISVVCIVGVIAIVIALSASKLATVAIIAFAAVALHNAIGLGLGYGASRAAGMSNHKARAICFEIGMENSGLAVALALAHLDPIAAVPGAIFSVWHNLTGSMLAGYWSSKKDKDSLIAEE; this comes from the coding sequence ATGGAGACACTGGAAAAAATAAGTAAAGCTATCACTAATTTGTTCCCATTGTGGGTAATTGTTTTTTCAGCCTTTGCCTTTTTCAATCCCGAACCTCTCAAGCCGTGGGCTCAGTTTATTCCTTACGGACTGGGACTCATTATGCTGGGGATGGGACTCACGATGACACTTGCTGATTTTAAACTTGTGCTTATTCGTCCCAAAGATGTATGCTATGGTATCTTTCTCCGTTATCTGATTATGCCTTTTGTCGGTTTTGGCGTGGCAAAGCTGCTGGGATTGCCGCCTGCTTTGGCGGCCGGTTTGATTCTAGTCGGCTGCTGCCCCAGCGGGACCGCATCCAATGTCATGACGTTTTTAGCAAAAGGCGATACTGCGTTATCGGTTACTGTATCCAGCTTTAATACGGTGCTGGCTCCGATTCTCACACCTTATATTTTTCTTCTGCTGGCAGGTACTTTGATTCCGATTAAAGCGGAAGCTCTGTTGATTGATATTCTGAAAATTGTTCTTCTGCCAGTTGCTGTTGGCCTTGGCTTGCGTACATTCCTTTCCGCCTTCGTTGATAAAATTATGAAGCTTGTACCGGTGATTTCCGTAGTCTGTATCGTAGGCGTAATTGCTATTGTTATCGCTTTAAGTGCCTCCAAACTGGCTACTGTTGCGATAATTGCTTTTGCGGCAGTTGCGCTGCATAACGCCATTGGGTTAGGGCTGGGCTATGGTGCTTCCCGGGCAGCGGGAATGAGCAACCATAAGGCAAGAGCGATTTGTTTCGAAATCGGCATGGAAAATTCCGGGCTGGCGGTTGCTTTGGCTTTGGCACATCTGGATCCCATTGCCGCAGTACCCGGGGCAATCTTCAGTGTATGGCATAACTTAACCGGCTCAATGCTGGCCGGTTATTGGAGCAGTAAAAAAGATAAGGATTCCCTGATTGCCGAGGAATAA